The following are encoded in a window of Rhizobium sp. WYJ-E13 genomic DNA:
- a CDS encoding MFS transporter, whose amino-acid sequence MSRSAAGMLVVLCGAIFLEGVDAAMLNIALPSIRAELGLSTTTLSAVVSAYVLAYAGLMLLGGRVADMYGKRKVFLMALSVFLFFSGLGGLATEGWMLLTARFVTGAAAAFMTPAGLALINGSFPEGPQRNRAVLIYAGTASAGFSLGLVIGGLLSAVGWRWVFFAPVIFSTILLLVGMKLIVEKKEEVAAPRQKFDIAGAVTLTGAMLLAAYTLTRLEHATNDLNWTIAAAGASALLWLAFILIERNSRAPLIRLGIFRSSTLVQSNLGAMLFTGAFFGFQFIVSLYLQELLGWSSFETSLALIVIGMDAILAPLLTPLLVERFGNGRVVLGGFALAVAGYALFLGMGLDWTYAAMLPSTILLGLAFSLGYGPLTIIATEGIAENEQGLASGLVNTSFQFGAALGLSAVSAVGTLSLGDGDGPSERLEALRTALLVPVAATLIGMALMGFGRGRCADASCRLQAV is encoded by the coding sequence ATGAGCCGCAGTGCTGCCGGCATGCTCGTCGTTCTCTGCGGCGCGATCTTCCTCGAAGGCGTCGATGCGGCCATGCTCAACATCGCCCTGCCCTCGATCCGGGCCGAGCTCGGCCTCTCGACCACGACGCTGAGCGCCGTTGTTTCGGCCTATGTGCTTGCCTATGCCGGCCTGATGCTGCTCGGCGGGCGCGTCGCCGACATGTATGGCAAGCGCAAGGTCTTCCTGATGGCGCTGAGCGTATTCCTGTTCTTTTCCGGCCTCGGCGGCCTTGCGACCGAAGGCTGGATGTTGCTGACGGCACGCTTCGTGACGGGAGCAGCAGCCGCCTTCATGACGCCGGCCGGCCTTGCTCTCATCAATGGAAGCTTTCCCGAAGGACCACAGCGCAACAGGGCCGTGCTGATTTATGCCGGCACGGCATCGGCCGGATTCTCGCTAGGGCTCGTCATCGGCGGGCTATTGTCGGCCGTCGGTTGGCGATGGGTGTTCTTCGCTCCGGTCATCTTCTCTACCATCCTGCTTCTTGTCGGCATGAAGCTGATCGTGGAGAAGAAGGAAGAAGTCGCCGCCCCGCGCCAGAAATTCGACATCGCCGGCGCGGTGACGCTGACTGGCGCCATGTTGCTTGCCGCCTATACACTGACTCGGCTGGAACACGCGACCAACGACCTGAATTGGACGATTGCGGCAGCCGGCGCAAGCGCGCTGCTCTGGCTCGCTTTCATCCTCATCGAACGCAATTCGCGTGCGCCGCTCATCCGTCTCGGGATTTTCCGGTCATCGACGCTGGTGCAATCGAACCTCGGAGCGATGCTCTTCACCGGCGCCTTCTTCGGCTTCCAGTTCATCGTCTCACTCTATCTGCAGGAACTGTTGGGCTGGTCCTCGTTCGAAACCAGCCTTGCCCTGATCGTCATCGGCATGGACGCCATTCTAGCTCCATTGCTGACGCCTCTGCTCGTCGAGCGTTTCGGCAATGGACGCGTGGTGCTTGGCGGCTTTGCACTCGCTGTTGCGGGCTACGCGCTCTTTCTCGGCATGGGGCTCGACTGGACCTATGCGGCCATGCTGCCATCGACGATCCTTCTCGGCCTTGCCTTCTCCCTCGGCTATGGCCCACTGACGATCATCGCGACTGAAGGTATTGCCGAAAACGAACAGGGCCTGGCGAGCGGGCTCGTGAACACCTCGTTCCAGTTCGGCGCAGCACTCGGCCTCTCGGCCGTCAGTGCTGTCGGCACACTTTCTCTCGGCGATGGTGACGGTCCGTCCGAGCGGCTGGAGGCTCTGCGGACCGCTTTGCTGGTGCCGGTCGCAGCCACGCTGATCGGCATGGCCCTCATGGGCTTCGGCAGAGGCCGCTGTGCCGATGCATCCTGCCGATTGCAGGCCGTCTGA
- a CDS encoding helix-turn-helix domain-containing protein codes for MEEGASNSPSDCCSTERDYDILQWDAREECEVRQILDRIADKWSLLVIALLEKRTLRFTELRKSIDGISQRMLTTTLRQLERDGLIERTVYPVVPPRVDYALTELGCTLHETIKALVVWTETNQAKIISARRSYDERASEKLW; via the coding sequence ATGGAAGAAGGCGCTTCAAACTCACCGAGTGACTGCTGCAGCACCGAGCGCGATTACGACATCCTCCAGTGGGATGCGCGGGAGGAATGCGAAGTGCGTCAGATTTTGGATCGCATCGCCGACAAATGGTCGCTGCTGGTTATCGCATTGCTTGAAAAGCGCACTCTGCGCTTTACCGAATTGCGCAAGAGCATCGATGGCATCAGCCAGCGCATGCTGACGACGACCTTGCGCCAGCTCGAGCGCGACGGGCTGATCGAGCGGACAGTCTATCCAGTGGTGCCGCCAAGGGTCGATTACGCTCTGACGGAACTCGGCTGTACGCTGCATGAGACCATCAAGGCGCTCGTCGTCTGGACCGAGACGAACCAGGCGAAGATCATCTCCGCCCGCCGAAGTTACGACGAGCGCGCCAGTGAGAAGCTCTGGTAG
- a CDS encoding L,D-transpeptidase family protein, with protein MSVRVGVLIGLLSATALVDPAFAADARTLQIFVSKDRQSLTVYDGAEVVATSRISSGKDGHTTPSGIFSVIEKQRYHESNIYSNAPMPFMQRLTWSGIALHESNSVPRYPASHGCVRMPDAFAKSLYKMTEMGVPVIITDNELTPEPIDHPTLFHPDRPEPSPLLSDVELRPAIGDAKTQVQVAMNETTAALPMPMIQLQAPSADTTPISMLITRRTLRENVIDIQTLLNKLGFAAGEPDGLAGPATVQAINAFKALRPTEFARDKGLVTDTLLREVYAAAGKGEPPNGVIMVRQDFKPLFEAPITIADPGLALGTHFFSLHAVDEVAGTADWLGVTLENNLSRETVKRLGIANQESSIISGRPIARALSRISMSEETRHRIDALISPGSTLTITDTGLGSETGEGTEFITITRES; from the coding sequence ATGTCTGTGCGTGTAGGTGTCCTTATCGGGTTGCTGTCGGCGACCGCCCTTGTCGATCCCGCTTTTGCTGCCGATGCGCGCACGCTGCAGATATTCGTTTCCAAGGACAGGCAGTCGCTGACCGTCTATGACGGCGCGGAGGTCGTGGCGACCTCCAGGATCTCGAGCGGCAAGGACGGGCATACGACGCCGAGCGGCATCTTCTCCGTCATCGAGAAGCAGAGATACCACGAATCCAACATCTATTCGAACGCGCCGATGCCCTTCATGCAGCGGCTGACATGGTCCGGGATCGCGCTGCATGAGTCCAATTCCGTGCCGCGTTACCCGGCCTCGCATGGCTGCGTGCGCATGCCCGACGCCTTTGCGAAATCGCTCTACAAGATGACAGAGATGGGCGTACCCGTCATCATCACAGACAATGAGCTGACGCCCGAGCCGATCGACCATCCAACACTTTTCCATCCCGACCGGCCCGAGCCGTCACCGCTGCTTTCCGACGTCGAGCTTCGCCCTGCCATCGGCGATGCGAAGACGCAGGTGCAGGTCGCCATGAACGAGACGACGGCTGCCCTGCCGATGCCGATGATCCAACTGCAGGCGCCCTCTGCGGATACCACGCCGATCAGCATGCTGATTACGCGCCGGACGCTGCGTGAAAACGTTATCGACATCCAGACCCTCCTGAACAAACTCGGCTTTGCTGCCGGCGAGCCTGACGGGCTGGCCGGTCCTGCGACCGTTCAGGCCATCAATGCCTTCAAGGCGTTGCGACCAACCGAATTTGCCCGTGACAAGGGCTTGGTCACAGATACTCTCCTGAGGGAAGTTTACGCTGCGGCAGGCAAGGGCGAACCGCCGAATGGCGTCATCATGGTGCGGCAGGATTTCAAGCCGCTCTTCGAGGCGCCGATCACCATTGCCGATCCGGGACTTGCGCTTGGTACACACTTCTTCTCGCTGCATGCAGTGGATGAGGTGGCCGGTACGGCCGATTGGCTGGGCGTTACGCTGGAAAACAATCTCTCTCGCGAAACGGTGAAGCGGCTCGGTATCGCCAATCAGGAAAGCTCCATCATCAGCGGCCGTCCTATCGCGAGAGCGCTCAGCCGCATCTCGATGTCAGAAGAAACCCGTCACCGGATCGACGCACTGATTTCGCCCGGCTCGACACTCACAATCACAGATACCGGCCTCGGTTCGGAAACCGGCGAGGGCACGGAATTCATCACAATCACGCGCGAGAGCTGA
- a CDS encoding GNAT family N-acetyltransferase encodes MHVDIVSAFDDLHALKDNWNEVYAADPEGHYFLSWHWMAQWLQRRSLWFVLAAKRRQADDRYVAFLPIQLHVDFEEGQGLGNIVRLGGTPYAGYNGLLTHPEDAEAVLGVFADCLQSFNWKHLDIDDVYMSEARLKAFLAGFSASEFSRRKVPRRPHITADGENIDHDVYVYVPLGEVFETFLDERIGAKTRRNARKALRDLVAPENELRITHVTPETMERDLEIFYQMWNVQWGERQPRYGKFILDNSRHMLPACIEDGSVFMPILWHQDKPVCIFICFLDPHRKSMMCFLGSRDLTFRRSISPGFMLHCYNMRWGIENGYRTYDLGTGNYGYKDLLGSEHHLVEKLQVSTLSGRNIGDRLDPRSLDIAMHQAVHFFRSGNPESAELCCRQILVADDAHAPATSLLAKIEATQRPRLVSDPAAHFSAAAERHRAGDLVAAEAGYRDVIAIVPGHFDALQHLALLLLQKGDLGEAKDCVDKAIEVKPVSASAYCNRGNILARLSNFEEALGSYDRAIALDAGHAIAFNNRGNVLRRLGRHDEAVESYDRAIAIDPGYAQAIKNRDAALQEMETVPA; translated from the coding sequence ATGCATGTCGATATTGTTTCTGCGTTCGATGATCTGCATGCCCTGAAGGATAACTGGAACGAGGTATACGCCGCCGACCCGGAAGGGCACTATTTCCTTTCCTGGCACTGGATGGCGCAATGGCTGCAGCGGCGGTCATTATGGTTCGTTCTTGCCGCCAAGCGGCGGCAGGCGGATGACCGCTATGTAGCTTTCCTTCCCATTCAGCTCCACGTCGATTTCGAGGAAGGCCAGGGTCTTGGCAATATCGTGCGCCTCGGCGGCACGCCCTATGCCGGCTATAACGGCCTTCTGACGCATCCTGAGGACGCGGAGGCGGTGCTCGGCGTTTTCGCCGATTGCCTGCAGAGCTTCAACTGGAAACATCTCGATATTGATGATGTCTATATGTCTGAGGCGAGACTGAAGGCGTTTCTGGCGGGCTTTTCTGCCTCGGAATTCTCAAGGAGGAAGGTCCCGCGCCGGCCGCATATCACGGCTGATGGCGAAAACATCGACCATGACGTCTATGTCTACGTCCCGCTTGGCGAGGTCTTCGAAACCTTCCTGGATGAGCGCATCGGTGCCAAGACGCGGCGCAATGCGCGAAAGGCGCTGCGCGATCTCGTCGCGCCGGAAAATGAGCTGCGCATCACTCATGTGACACCAGAGACAATGGAGCGCGATCTCGAAATCTTCTACCAGATGTGGAACGTCCAATGGGGTGAGCGTCAGCCGCGCTACGGCAAGTTCATCCTCGACAACAGCCGTCACATGCTGCCGGCCTGCATAGAGGACGGTTCGGTCTTCATGCCGATCCTCTGGCATCAGGACAAGCCGGTCTGCATCTTCATCTGCTTCCTGGATCCCCACCGCAAATCGATGATGTGCTTCCTCGGAAGCCGCGACCTGACTTTCCGCCGCTCGATCAGCCCCGGCTTCATGCTCCATTGCTACAATATGCGTTGGGGCATCGAGAATGGCTACCGAACCTACGACCTCGGCACAGGTAATTACGGCTACAAGGATCTTTTGGGCTCCGAACACCATCTCGTTGAGAAGCTGCAGGTCTCCACGCTCTCCGGCCGCAATATCGGCGATCGCCTCGACCCGCGCTCGCTGGATATCGCCATGCATCAGGCGGTGCATTTTTTCAGAAGTGGAAACCCGGAGTCGGCAGAACTCTGCTGCCGGCAGATTCTTGTCGCCGACGATGCACATGCGCCCGCAACCTCACTGCTGGCGAAAATAGAAGCAACGCAGCGGCCGAGGCTGGTGAGCGATCCCGCTGCCCATTTCAGCGCGGCTGCCGAACGGCACCGGGCCGGCGATCTCGTCGCGGCGGAAGCGGGCTACCGCGATGTGATCGCGATCGTGCCTGGGCATTTCGATGCTCTGCAGCACCTGGCGCTGCTGCTGCTACAGAAAGGCGATCTCGGCGAGGCCAAGGACTGTGTCGACAAGGCGATCGAGGTGAAACCGGTCTCCGCTTCGGCCTATTGCAATCGCGGCAATATACTTGCGCGTCTTTCGAATTTCGAAGAAGCGCTTGGAAGCTACGACCGGGCCATCGCGCTGGATGCCGGCCATGCCATCGCCTTCAACAATCGCGGCAATGTGCTGCGGCGGCTGGGGCGCCATGACGAGGCGGTGGAGAGCTACGACCGCGCGATCGCGATCGATCCGGGCTATGCTCAGGCAATAAAGAACCGGGACGCAGCGCTTCAGGAGATGGAGACCGTGCCGGCGTAG
- a CDS encoding DNA polymerase IV, whose translation MTPAPDKTPGFCRDCLAGQMGKARRCHACGSPRLVRHKELYDLTLAHIDCDAFYAAVEKRDNPELSDKPVIIGGGKRGVVSTACYIARIHGVRSAMPMFKALEACPQAIVIRPDMEKYVKVGRQVRALMQELTPLVQPLSIDEAFLELGGTERLHHDPPARTLAKFARRIEKEIGITVSVGLSYCKFLAKVASDLQKPRGFSVIGREEAVEFLAPRPVTTIWGVGKAFAATLEADGIRTIGQLQGMEENDLMRRYGSIGQRLSRLSRGIDDREVHINDAAKSVSAETTFFDDIARYDDLVPILRNLSEKVSWRLKKNGIAGHTVVLKMKTADFKSRTRNRRLEDPTQLADKIFRTGIELLEKEADGTKFRLIGIGVTDLGDAGRADPPDLIDQQSGRRAAAEAAMDKLRDKFGKGTVETGYTFGGKGYR comes from the coding sequence ATGACGCCAGCACCTGACAAGACACCCGGCTTCTGTCGCGACTGCCTTGCCGGGCAGATGGGTAAGGCGCGCCGTTGCCATGCCTGCGGCAGCCCCCGCCTCGTGCGCCACAAAGAGCTCTATGACCTGACGCTCGCGCATATCGATTGCGACGCTTTTTATGCCGCCGTGGAGAAACGCGACAACCCGGAACTCTCCGACAAGCCCGTGATCATCGGCGGCGGCAAGCGTGGCGTCGTCTCTACTGCCTGTTATATTGCCCGCATCCATGGCGTCCGCTCGGCCATGCCGATGTTCAAGGCGCTGGAGGCCTGTCCGCAGGCGATCGTCATTCGTCCCGACATGGAGAAATATGTAAAGGTGGGCAGGCAGGTTCGCGCGCTGATGCAGGAATTGACGCCGCTGGTGCAGCCGCTCTCTATCGACGAGGCCTTCCTGGAACTCGGCGGCACCGAGCGGCTGCATCACGATCCGCCGGCCCGAACGCTGGCGAAGTTCGCCCGTCGCATCGAGAAGGAAATCGGCATCACCGTTTCGGTCGGACTTTCCTATTGTAAGTTCCTCGCCAAAGTCGCCTCCGATCTACAGAAGCCGCGCGGCTTTTCCGTCATCGGGCGCGAGGAAGCGGTCGAGTTCCTGGCGCCTCGCCCGGTGACGACCATCTGGGGCGTGGGCAAGGCTTTTGCCGCGACGCTCGAAGCAGACGGCATCCGCACGATCGGCCAGTTGCAGGGGATGGAGGAGAACGACCTGATGCGCCGTTACGGCAGCATCGGCCAGCGGCTGTCGCGCCTGTCACGCGGTATCGACGACCGAGAGGTGCATATCAACGATGCCGCAAAGAGCGTTTCGGCCGAAACCACTTTCTTCGACGATATCGCGCGTTATGACGATCTGGTGCCGATCCTGCGCAATCTCTCGGAAAAGGTCTCCTGGCGGCTGAAGAAGAACGGCATCGCCGGCCACACGGTTGTACTGAAGATGAAGACGGCCGATTTCAAATCCCGCACCCGCAACCGCCGCCTCGAAGACCCGACACAGCTTGCCGACAAGATCTTCCGCACCGGGATCGAGCTTCTGGAGAAGGAAGCCGACGGCACGAAATTCCGCCTGATCGGCATCGGCGTTACCGATCTCGGCGATGCCGGCCGCGCCGATCCGCCCGATCTGATCGACCAGCAATCCGGCCGGCGTGCGGCGGCGGAAGCTGCCATGGACAAGCTGCGCGACAAGTTCGGCAAAGGCACGGTCGAAACCGGCTACACATTCGGCGGCAAGGGCTACCGATAG
- a CDS encoding GNAT family N-acetyltransferase produces MDIDLRFEPVTAEYWGDFETLFGPQGAFYNCWCVALRLPHAVRTKMEPAERKAHMHGRIAAGPPPGILCYVEDEPVAWVQVGPRHDVPQFNSPRTVSRPLEDSDAHDPLIWAVSCFFLLPKLRGKGVSHRLLAGAVDYARSQGARLLEACPIDHVKQSKSVTLCIGSTAIFDAAGFETIARRKDGRPLMRLDLRA; encoded by the coding sequence GTGGATATCGATCTTCGTTTCGAGCCTGTCACCGCCGAATACTGGGGTGACTTCGAGACGCTGTTCGGCCCGCAGGGTGCCTTCTATAATTGCTGGTGTGTGGCGCTACGCCTTCCGCATGCTGTCCGCACCAAGATGGAGCCCGCTGAGCGCAAGGCACATATGCACGGCCGCATCGCGGCGGGGCCGCCGCCGGGCATTCTCTGTTATGTCGAAGACGAGCCGGTTGCCTGGGTGCAAGTGGGGCCACGCCATGACGTGCCGCAGTTCAATTCGCCGCGCACGGTCTCGCGGCCGCTGGAGGATAGCGATGCGCACGATCCCTTGATCTGGGCGGTCAGCTGCTTCTTCCTGCTGCCGAAGCTGCGCGGGAAAGGGGTCAGTCACAGGTTGCTTGCCGGCGCCGTCGATTATGCCCGCAGCCAAGGTGCGCGGTTGCTGGAAGCCTGTCCGATCGACCATGTGAAGCAGTCGAAATCCGTTACACTCTGCATCGGCTCGACGGCTATTTTCGATGCTGCCGGTTTCGAGACGATTGCGCGGCGCAAGGACGGCCGGCCGCTCATGCGGCTGGATTTGCGCGCCTGA
- a CDS encoding DUF3572 domain-containing protein, giving the protein MQSNFKTSKQLGATADPQETAIAVLGWLANDPDLFGRFLALTGVEPTQVRNAINDPDFLAGMLDFLMNHEPTAIAFCEATGTTPEALTAAWRHFSPPGLDSGEY; this is encoded by the coding sequence ATGCAAAGCAATTTCAAGACTTCGAAACAACTTGGGGCGACAGCCGATCCGCAAGAAACGGCCATCGCCGTCCTTGGCTGGCTTGCGAACGACCCGGATCTCTTCGGTCGCTTCCTGGCATTGACCGGCGTGGAACCGACCCAAGTGCGCAATGCCATCAATGATCCCGACTTTCTCGCCGGTATGCTGGATTTCCTCATGAACCACGAGCCGACGGCGATCGCCTTCTGTGAGGCGACGGGCACGACACCCGAAGCGCTGACGGCGGCATGGCGCCACTTCTCGCCACCCGGCCTCGATTCCGGAGAATATTGA
- a CDS encoding response regulator — MPKQVMIVEDNELNMKLFRDLIEASGYTTIQTRNGMEALDLARKHRPDLILMDIQLPEVSGLEVTKWLKEDDELHVIPVIAVTAFAMKGDEERIRQGGCEAYVSKPISVPKFIETIKTYLGDA, encoded by the coding sequence ATGCCCAAACAGGTGATGATTGTAGAAGATAACGAGCTCAACATGAAGCTCTTTCGCGACCTCATCGAGGCCTCGGGCTATACCACGATCCAGACCCGCAACGGCATGGAAGCGCTTGATCTTGCGCGCAAACATCGTCCCGATCTTATTCTTATGGATATTCAGCTTCCGGAGGTTTCCGGTCTCGAAGTCACCAAGTGGCTGAAGGAAGACGACGAACTGCATGTGATCCCGGTCATCGCCGTCACGGCCTTTGCCATGAAGGGCGATGAAGAGCGGATTAGACAGGGCGGCTGCGAGGCCTATGTCTCCAAGCCTATCTCCGTTCCGAAATTCATTGAGACGATCAAGACTTATTTGGGCGACGCCTGA